A single region of the Lates calcarifer isolate ASB-BC8 linkage group LG16_LG22, TLL_Latcal_v3, whole genome shotgun sequence genome encodes:
- the si:dkey-22n8.3 gene encoding uncharacterized protein si:dkey-22n8.3 — protein MEAKADTTAQAVQTNSTDSGVVNVSQTATVEPLLESTVEPTIETEGADNLSHAALIQNTPESAVLPLKSEVESKVESSLGKITVEKDVNESEQMTLESVTLHPAKDFLEALKTDDLLKTKFILDEKAEKQLQELLVQTGMGAEHKASPEAENSSEDESEILTKVLSKWESLSEDLQELEEETGTLVKELLCHVPAVLSKSPSTIKASSASNQLVRANGESLQMQEKANEEDMTLESVTLAEVKAQFGSLETEVLQETSDALEKEADVLAKEEKIEVETAIEDAVFEDTTEAKILTLDSISEAIDAIEAETSVILEAILGSEQGLRQPPDTLPLKLVPQSEMICQEAEKESGKQDENVLEAMSLEAVTLAEVEASLGTLENKPLSETTAYLENEAEILAGERRMEVEEGTVSEETIEALDVESLSLPEADGLSEDLQTDALMEELLFTIPGHVAGVREAQISQEGVGTSNLDAPVVIGSAAVDTAAAETDDFPASLAPKEVLLGQEMVDKGEQTETLRTEDDAGTHTDLDPVQRLFLEKIREYDNMRSMSGGPVGVEPDYERLLSEETAKLQRLYGGGDLSSFPQFTFTEPKMDEDTK, from the exons ATGGAAGCTAAAGCAGATACAACAGCTCAAGCAGTACAAACCAACAGCACAGACTCAGGAGTGGTTAATGTCTCACAAACTGCAACAGTAGAACCCTTATTAGAAAGTACAGTAGAGCCTACAATAGAAACTGAAGGTGCTGACAATCTGTCACATGCTGCCTTAATCCAAAATACACCTGAATCTGCAGTCTTACCTTTGAAAAGTGAAGTAGAATCTAAAGTAGAATCATCTTTAGGAAAAATCACTGTGGAAAAGGATGTAAACGAATCAGAACAAATGACTTTAGAGTCTGTAACACTACATCCTGCCAAGGATTTCTTGGAGGCTTTGAAAACGGATGATCTCCTCAAAACAAAATTTATTCTCgatgaaaaagcagaaaaacagctcCAGGAGTTGTTAGTCCAGACAGGGATGGGAGCCGAACACAAAGCCTCACCTGAGGCTGAGAATTCAAGTGAAGATGAGAGTGAAATTTTAACTAAGGTTCTTTCAAAATGGGAGTCTCTGTCTGAAGATCTTCAAGAGTTAGAGGAAGAAACTGGCACATTGGTGAAAGAGCTTCTCTGTCATGTTCCTGCAGTGCTTTCCAAATCCCCCAGCACGATAAAAGCAAGTTCAGCCTCTAATCAACTTGTGAGAGCAAATGGAGAGTCTTTGCAAATGCAGGAGAAGGCAAATGAAGAAGACATGACGCTGGAATCAGTAACTTTAGCAGAAGTAAAGGCTCAATTTGGAAGTCTTGAAACTGAAGTACTGCAAGAGACAAGTGATGCGCTTGAGAAAGAAGCTGATGTATTAGCAAAAGAGGAGAAGATTGAAGTTGAGACAGCAATAGAGGATGCTGTTTTTGAGGACACAACAGAGGCTAAAATTTTAACTCTAGACTCTATCTCTGAAGCAATTGATGCAATAGAAGCTGAGACATCTGTTATATTAGAAGCCATACTTGGCTCTGAGCAAGGACTGAGGCAGCCACCCGACACCTTACCTCTGAAACTGGTACCACAGAGTGAAATGATTTGTCAGGAAGCAGAAAAAGAGTCTGGAAAGCAGGATGAAAATGTGTTGGAGGCCATGTCTCTTGAGGCTGTGACACTGGCTGAAGTTGAGGCCTCTTTGGGAACTCTGGAGAACAAGCCTCTGAGTGAAACCACTGCTTATCTGGAGAATGAAGCTGAAATTCTTGctggggagaggaggatggaggtaGAGGAAGGAACAGTGTCTGAAGAGACAATTGAGGCTCTGGATGTTGAGTCTCTATCTCTGCCTGAAGCTGATGGTCTGTCTGAAGATCTGCAGACAGATGCACTGATGGAGGAGCTGCTCTTTACCATTCCTGGGCACGTAGCAGGTGTAAGAGAAGCTCAGATTAGTCAGGAGGGTGTAGGAACAAGTAATTTAGATG CACCGGTTGTGATAGGATCAGCTGCAGTTGATACAGCAGCTGCGGAAACAGATGATTTTCCAGCTTCTCTTGCTCCAAAGGAGGTGCTGCTGGGACAGGAGATGGTGGATAAGGGAGAACAGACTGAAACCTTGAGGACTGAAGATGACGCAGGGACACACACAG ACTTGGATCCAGTCCAGAGACTCTTCCTGGAGAAGATCAGAGAATATGACAACATGCGCAG CATGAGTGGAGGACCAGTGGGGGTGGAGCCAGATTACGAGAGGCTCCTGTCAGAGGAGACAGCCAAGCTCCAGAGACTTTATGGAGGAGGAGACCTGAGCAGCTTCCCTCAGTTCACCTTCACCg aGCCAAAAATGGATGAGGACACCAAATGA